The following coding sequences lie in one Deltaproteobacteria bacterium genomic window:
- a CDS encoding alkaline phosphatase family protein, with amino-acid sequence MRRKDLEAIRQLVSRRRALQGMGAVLGATTLGCGDDAVGGDGTSSGSSGTSDGSSTGTSSSGTGSSSGADGSTSLDPTSSSGADSSGGSDSTGEPVDACEGDGGLTPEELLADVDNIVLVIMENRSFDHYFGSTTFLEDWQVEGLTGTESNLDLSGTAIEVFAMDNLEVADPPHDWDPVHASWNDGANDGFVVQHELDHPTTHTEVMGYYVRSQLPILYALAENYTLCDHWHCAVLGPTWPNRFYLHGGSSGGTTSNFPAPTLTNIWDVLSDANISHANYYSDIPWVWGAYANPFVNYTSQIDEFFAAAEAGSLPRFSVIDPNFGLLGGGEGQNDDHPDANVTMGQVFLASIYQALAQSPQWNRCLLIITYDEHGGFYDHVAPPAAVDDEFEFQRMGFRVPSVVIGPHVRRGCVNSNTLEHCSVFATVNTRFGLAPINNRVAQTADLSSCINPSFVGNPQPPVALPQLQARLPELLAVKGPKQSHPEMRQMIAQGKIPVPAHRRHPDASRDIALELISHAQRLGVLKLVD; translated from the coding sequence ATGCGTCGCAAGGATCTCGAGGCGATTCGACAACTGGTGTCGCGGCGTCGTGCGCTCCAGGGGATGGGTGCCGTCCTCGGCGCCACGACGCTGGGATGTGGTGACGACGCGGTCGGCGGCGACGGCACGTCGTCGGGCTCGAGCGGCACGTCCGATGGATCGAGCACCGGCACGAGCTCGAGTGGCACGGGCAGCAGCTCCGGTGCGGACGGCTCGACCAGTCTCGATCCCACGTCGAGCTCGGGTGCGGACAGCTCCGGTGGCTCCGACTCCACCGGCGAGCCTGTCGACGCGTGCGAGGGCGACGGCGGTCTGACGCCGGAGGAGCTGCTCGCCGACGTCGACAACATCGTGCTCGTGATCATGGAGAACCGCTCCTTCGATCACTACTTCGGCTCCACGACGTTCCTCGAGGACTGGCAGGTCGAGGGCCTCACCGGCACCGAGAGCAACCTCGATCTGTCGGGCACCGCGATCGAGGTGTTCGCGATGGACAACCTCGAGGTCGCGGACCCACCGCACGACTGGGACCCCGTGCACGCGTCGTGGAACGACGGCGCCAACGACGGCTTCGTGGTCCAGCACGAGCTCGACCACCCCACCACGCACACCGAGGTGATGGGCTACTACGTGCGCTCGCAGCTGCCGATCCTCTACGCATTGGCCGAGAACTACACGCTGTGCGACCACTGGCACTGCGCGGTGCTGGGACCGACCTGGCCCAATCGCTTCTACCTGCACGGCGGCAGCTCGGGTGGCACCACCAGCAACTTCCCCGCGCCGACCCTGACGAACATCTGGGACGTGCTGAGCGACGCGAACATCAGCCACGCGAACTACTACAGCGACATCCCGTGGGTGTGGGGCGCGTACGCCAACCCCTTCGTCAACTACACCTCGCAGATCGACGAGTTCTTCGCGGCCGCCGAGGCCGGCTCGCTGCCGCGCTTCAGCGTGATCGACCCGAACTTCGGCCTGCTCGGCGGTGGCGAAGGCCAGAACGACGACCACCCCGACGCCAACGTCACCATGGGCCAGGTGTTCCTGGCGTCCATCTACCAGGCGCTGGCCCAGAGCCCGCAGTGGAATCGCTGCCTGCTCATCATCACCTACGACGAGCACGGCGGCTTCTACGACCACGTCGCACCGCCGGCCGCGGTCGATGACGAGTTCGAGTTCCAGCGCATGGGCTTCCGCGTGCCGAGCGTCGTGATCGGACCCCACGTGCGTCGCGGCTGCGTCAACTCCAACACGCTCGAGCACTGCTCGGTGTTCGCGACGGTCAACACCCGCTTCGGCCTGGCGCCGATCAACAACCGCGTCGCGCAGACCGCCGACCTGTCGAGCTGCATCAACCCTTCGTTCGTCGGCAACCCGCAGCCGCCGGTCGCGCTGCCGCAGCTGCAGGCGCGACTGCCGGAGCTGCTGGCGGTGAAGGGCCCGAAGCAGTCGCACCCCGAGATGCGACAGATGATCGCGCAGGGCAAGATCCCGGTCCCGGCGCATCGCCGCCACCCCGACGCCAGCCGCGACATCGCGCTCGAGCTCATCAGCCACGCCCAACGGCTCGGCGTACTGAAGCTCGTCGACTGA
- the dnaX gene encoding DNA polymerase III subunit gamma/tau has protein sequence MSYVVLARKYRPLRFADMIGEEHIGRTLGNAILQNRVHHAYLFSGARGLGKTTTARIFAKALVCERGPTPEPCNVCEQCVAVTEGRSVDVIEIDGASNNSVENIRGLREQVHYLPQSARRKVYIIDEVHMLTTSAFNALLKTLEEPPAHVNFVFATTEPHKVLPTILSRVSRLDFRRVSVAEIVLHLQNILEREGLGVDPAGLRLVARAAGGSVRDAMTLLDQVLAFAADPKAVGEHEARAVLGQAERTAVADLVDALLARDPDLVMQRFDALAAAGHDLTVLSLQMLEDLRDLTVARSCRTREAFVDATADELDELMRRASVVEIPVLTQAFDRLWRVIDRLPNARSQRLVLEMGLLELAQSEPLVPLGDLVERLHALADGKPVPSGGSPGPGRGAAPGRTPPSRAPAGRGGAQRSAPSDDPPSFARHDDAPSFARHDDAPSVARHDVAPSFARHDDAPSVARGDDGGPEPVPPPTSAVREASTRTPAAVGTAAPRTSGPTIEPVHSYEPGVSYDPSAASEAMPEPEAAPAPMTAAPAEDASPFMHRLWEMAQQSGVIVPGAGGASAQVVAPSSEAPRNGSATAARNGHAGSNGHAGSKTSGIAVPVAEPEPPSHSPVCAAPALRVDPTEDPFEAWTNLVAALREDDELGSAVLGEVGLIRFGDGVLRLAAPRGSFAHTELSSTDLRARIEQLVRELVGTTFVVELVDGEASLPECPSLVLVERRRREELRAAVEAEAREHPAIVALLRDFDAQLAITRPIGER, from the coding sequence GTGAGCTACGTCGTCCTCGCGCGGAAGTACCGTCCGCTGCGCTTCGCCGACATGATCGGCGAGGAGCACATCGGTCGCACGCTGGGCAACGCGATCCTGCAGAACCGCGTGCACCATGCCTACCTCTTCTCAGGGGCGCGCGGGCTGGGCAAGACCACGACCGCCCGCATCTTCGCGAAGGCGTTGGTGTGTGAGCGCGGGCCGACGCCCGAGCCGTGCAACGTCTGCGAGCAGTGCGTCGCCGTCACCGAGGGTCGCTCGGTCGATGTGATCGAGATCGACGGCGCGAGCAACAACTCGGTCGAGAACATCCGCGGCCTGCGGGAGCAGGTGCACTACCTACCGCAGAGCGCGAGGCGGAAGGTCTACATCATCGACGAGGTCCACATGTTGACCACGTCGGCGTTCAACGCCCTGCTCAAGACGCTGGAGGAGCCGCCGGCCCACGTCAACTTCGTGTTCGCAACCACCGAGCCGCACAAGGTGCTGCCGACGATCCTCTCGCGGGTCTCGCGGCTCGACTTCCGCCGCGTGTCGGTGGCCGAGATCGTCCTGCACCTGCAGAACATCCTCGAGCGCGAGGGTCTGGGCGTCGACCCTGCCGGCCTGCGGCTGGTCGCGCGGGCCGCAGGCGGCTCGGTGCGCGACGCGATGACGCTGCTCGACCAGGTGCTCGCGTTCGCGGCCGATCCCAAGGCCGTCGGCGAGCACGAGGCCCGTGCGGTGCTCGGCCAGGCCGAGCGCACCGCGGTCGCCGACCTCGTCGACGCGCTGCTGGCCCGCGACCCCGACCTCGTGATGCAGCGCTTCGATGCGCTCGCGGCCGCCGGGCACGACCTCACGGTGCTGTCGCTGCAGATGCTCGAGGATCTACGCGACCTCACCGTCGCCCGCAGCTGTCGCACGCGCGAGGCCTTCGTCGACGCCACCGCCGACGAGCTCGACGAGCTCATGCGTCGCGCGAGTGTGGTCGAGATCCCCGTGCTCACGCAGGCCTTCGATCGCCTGTGGCGGGTGATCGATCGCCTGCCCAACGCGCGCTCGCAGCGGTTGGTGCTCGAGATGGGCCTCCTGGAGCTCGCGCAGAGCGAGCCGCTGGTGCCGCTGGGCGATCTGGTCGAGCGCCTGCACGCGCTCGCCGACGGCAAGCCGGTGCCCAGTGGCGGCTCGCCCGGCCCCGGCCGCGGGGCGGCCCCGGGTCGCACGCCGCCGTCGCGGGCACCGGCCGGCCGCGGTGGCGCGCAACGCAGCGCACCGAGTGACGACCCGCCGAGCTTCGCTCGCCACGACGATGCGCCGTCGTTCGCTCGCCACGACGATGCGCCGTCGGTGGCCCGCCACGACGTTGCGCCATCCTTCGCGCGCCACGACGATGCGCCGTCGGTGGCCCGCGGCGACGACGGCGGACCAGAGCCTGTGCCGCCGCCGACATCCGCGGTGCGCGAGGCCTCGACGAGGACACCGGCGGCCGTGGGCACCGCGGCGCCGCGCACGTCGGGCCCGACGATCGAGCCCGTGCACAGCTACGAGCCCGGTGTGTCCTACGATCCGAGCGCCGCGTCCGAGGCGATGCCCGAACCCGAAGCCGCGCCCGCACCGATGACCGCCGCGCCCGCCGAGGACGCGAGTCCCTTCATGCATCGGCTGTGGGAGATGGCGCAGCAGAGCGGCGTGATCGTGCCGGGCGCCGGTGGTGCCTCGGCGCAGGTCGTGGCGCCGAGCAGCGAGGCCCCGCGCAACGGCAGCGCCACCGCGGCGCGCAACGGCCACGCCGGCAGCAACGGCCACGCCGGCAGCAAGACCTCGGGCATCGCAGTGCCGGTCGCCGAGCCCGAGCCGCCGAGCCACAGCCCGGTCTGCGCCGCGCCGGCGCTGCGCGTCGATCCGACCGAAGACCCGTTCGAGGCGTGGACCAACCTGGTCGCGGCGCTGCGCGAGGACGACGAGCTGGGCTCGGCCGTGCTCGGTGAGGTCGGGCTCATCCGCTTCGGCGACGGCGTACTGCGGCTCGCGGCGCCGCGCGGCAGCTTCGCGCACACCGAGCTGTCGTCGACCGACTTGCGTGCACGCATCGAGCAGCTCGTGCGCGAGCTGGTCGGCACCACCTTCGTGGTCGAGCTCGTCGACGGCGAGGCGAGCCTGCCGGAGTGCCCGAGCCTGGTGCTCGTCGAGCGACGTCGCCGCGAGGAGCTGCGCGCCGCGGTCGAAGCCGAGGCCCGCGAGCACCCCGCCATCGTCGCGCTGCTGCGGGACTTCGACGCCCAGCTCGCGATCACCCGCCCGATCGGCGAGCGCTGA
- a CDS encoding YbaB/EbfC family nucleoid-associated protein: protein MPDIDLAELMRQAQQMQETMTMLQRALEQVTVEGSSGAGMVKVKATGGQRIVGIEIDPAALQEDRDMVQDLIVAAVNNALDRAREVAQERMSSMMPPGMLPPGMIPGL, encoded by the coding sequence ATGCCCGACATCGACCTCGCCGAGCTCATGCGCCAAGCGCAGCAGATGCAAGAAACCATGACCATGCTGCAGCGCGCGCTGGAGCAGGTCACCGTCGAGGGCTCGTCGGGCGCGGGCATGGTGAAGGTGAAGGCCACCGGCGGTCAGCGCATCGTCGGCATCGAGATCGATCCCGCGGCGCTCCAAGAAGATCGCGACATGGTCCAGGACCTCATCGTCGCCGCGGTGAACAACGCACTCGACCGCGCCCGCGAGGTCGCGCAGGAGCGCATGAGCTCGATGATGCCCCCGGGCATGCTGCCGCCCGGCATGATCCCGGGCCTGTGA
- the recR gene encoding recombination protein RecR gives MNTPVDPLQRLAALLARLPGIGEKTALRLALALVRADPEYVRTLADAVGSVHSTLKLCRVCCDLTPTELCPRCDDARRDHATICVVAQPQDRMAIERAGVFRGLYHVLHGVLDPLAGVGPSDLRVEALLRRLQAHDGPDAVHEIIVATSPNVEGDATALYLSRLIAPLGVKVTRIASGLAVGGELEYADVTTLHRALQERRSL, from the coding sequence GTGAACACCCCCGTCGATCCACTGCAGCGACTCGCGGCCCTGCTCGCGCGTCTGCCGGGCATCGGCGAGAAGACGGCGCTTCGGCTCGCGCTCGCGTTGGTGCGAGCGGATCCCGAGTACGTGCGCACGCTGGCCGACGCGGTCGGCTCGGTGCACTCGACCCTCAAGCTGTGCCGGGTCTGCTGCGACCTGACGCCCACCGAGCTGTGCCCGCGATGCGACGATGCGCGGCGCGATCACGCGACCATCTGCGTGGTCGCGCAGCCGCAAGACCGCATGGCGATCGAGCGCGCCGGGGTCTTCCGCGGGCTCTACCACGTGCTGCACGGGGTGCTCGATCCTCTCGCGGGGGTCGGCCCGAGCGATCTTCGCGTCGAGGCGCTGCTGCGGCGACTGCAGGCCCACGACGGCCCCGACGCGGTGCACGAGATCATCGTCGCGACCAGTCCCAACGTCGAGGGCGACGCCACGGCGCTCTACCTCTCGCGTCTGATCGCGCCGCTCGGTGTCAAGGTCACGCGGATCGCCTCGGGCCTCGCCGTCGGTGGCGAGCTCGAGTACGCCGACGTGACGACACTGCATCGTGCGCTGCAAGAGCGACGCAGCCTCTGA
- a CDS encoding roadblock/LC7 domain-containing protein: MLTPQLVMYEDEVRRIQGVADRLQQDSRSRAILVVDKNGQLIAASGSAAELDTTSLSSLVAGNVAATGGIAKLIEEEEFTGQFHEGKDASVHMTLVGRRVILVALFDKATTLGLVKLRVKKASVELEAILEDVAKKAQSPQQSVFAEITDADIDNLFND; the protein is encoded by the coding sequence ATGCTCACGCCACAACTCGTGATGTACGAGGATGAGGTTCGGCGCATCCAAGGTGTCGCCGACCGCCTGCAACAGGACTCGCGTTCGCGAGCGATTCTCGTCGTCGACAAGAACGGGCAGCTCATCGCGGCCTCGGGCTCGGCGGCCGAGCTGGACACGACGTCGCTCAGCTCGCTGGTCGCTGGCAACGTCGCCGCCACAGGCGGCATCGCCAAGCTGATCGAAGAGGAAGAGTTCACCGGCCAGTTCCACGAGGGCAAGGACGCCAGCGTCCACATGACGCTCGTCGGTCGCCGCGTGATCCTGGTGGCCCTGTTCGACAAGGCCACGACGTTGGGGCTCGTGAAGTTGCGCGTGAAGAAGGCGAGCGTCGAGCTCGAGGCCATCCTCGAGGACGTTGCGAAGAAGGCTCAGTCGCCGCAGCAGAGCGTCTTCGCCGAGATCACCGACGCCGACATCGACAACCTCTTCAACGACTGA
- a CDS encoding GTPase domain-containing protein, giving the protein MSFINYSSREINCKLVYYGPGLCGKTTNLQYIYNKTKPDAKGKMISLATETERTLFFDFLPLSLGEIRGFRTRFHLYTVPGQVFYDASRKLILKGVDGVCFVADSQMERMEANIESLENLRDNLTEQGYDLDKLPYVVQYNKRDLPSVVPVEELTEVLNPTKVPEFEAVATTGVGVFDTLKALAKQVLTELRKGG; this is encoded by the coding sequence ATGTCCTTCATCAACTACAGCTCGCGCGAGATCAACTGCAAGCTGGTCTATTACGGCCCGGGTCTCTGCGGCAAGACCACGAACCTGCAGTACATCTACAACAAGACCAAGCCCGACGCGAAGGGCAAGATGATCTCGTTGGCGACCGAGACCGAGCGGACGCTGTTCTTCGATTTCCTGCCGCTGTCGCTCGGTGAGATCCGCGGCTTCCGTACGCGCTTCCACCTCTACACGGTCCCGGGCCAGGTGTTCTACGACGCCAGCCGCAAGTTGATCCTGAAGGGTGTCGACGGCGTGTGCTTCGTGGCCGACTCGCAGATGGAGCGCATGGAGGCCAACATCGAGAGCCTCGAGAACCTGCGCGACAACCTCACCGAGCAGGGCTACGACCTCGACAAGCTGCCGTACGTCGTGCAGTACAACAAGCGCGACCTCCCGAGCGTGGTGCCGGTCGAGGAGCTGACCGAGGTTCTGAACCCGACCAAGGTGCCGGAGTTCGAGGCGGTCGCGACCACCGGCGTCGGCGTGTTCGACACGCTCAAGGCGCTCGCCAAGCAAGTGCTCACCGAGCTGCGCAAGGGCGGCTAG
- a CDS encoding IS5 family transposase — protein sequence MTTTGMPRHRLTDAQWELIGDLFPTNNFKTGRRPRDRRLMLDAIFWVLRTGAPWRDLPECFGPWSTAWDFFDKWTKDETFDRVLRRLRSIAVPHDADPSELWCIDGTSIRAARCSSGGGKKRGLGHEDPHPV from the coding sequence ATGACCACGACGGGCATGCCTCGCCACCGCCTTACCGACGCGCAGTGGGAGCTGATCGGGGACCTGTTCCCGACGAACAACTTCAAGACCGGTCGGCGGCCGCGGGATCGTCGTCTCATGCTCGACGCGATCTTCTGGGTGTTGCGAACTGGGGCTCCGTGGCGAGACCTACCGGAGTGCTTCGGCCCATGGTCGACCGCCTGGGACTTCTTCGACAAGTGGACGAAGGACGAGACGTTCGACCGCGTACTTCGGCGATTGCGGAGCATCGCCGTCCCGCACGACGCGGACCCCTCCGAGTTGTGGTGCATCGACGGGACATCGATTCGAGCTGCGCGCTGCAGCAGCGGCGGGGGGAAAAAGCGGGGGCTGGGGCACGAAGATCCACATCCTGTGTGA
- a CDS encoding transposase yields MRAAAAAGGKSGGWGTKIHILCDVEGHPLHFELSAGQAHDGPMLAPVLQGADEALHDDRGVVMEWPLALAGDKGYRAEWIDRYLSSPWGSHR; encoded by the coding sequence CTGCGCGCTGCAGCAGCGGCGGGGGGAAAAAGCGGGGGCTGGGGCACGAAGATCCACATCCTGTGTGACGTTGAGGGCCACCCACTCCACTTCGAGCTCAGCGCCGGACAAGCCCACGACGGACCGATGCTCGCGCCGGTCCTTCAAGGTGCTGACGAAGCACTGCATGATGATCGAGGTGTCGTCATGGAGTGGCCGTTGGCACTCGCAGGCGACAAGGGCTACCGCGCGGAGTGGATCGATAGGTATCTCTCCTCGCCCTGGGGATCACACCGGTGA
- a CDS encoding transposase has product MIPTKHNETRALRPVAFNKRLYRRRSIVECLIGWLKESRRVVTRFEKTAINFGGMVRLAFIHRYLRIFGA; this is encoded by the coding sequence GTGATCCCCACGAAGCACAACGAGACTCGAGCGCTGCGCCCGGTCGCCTTCAACAAGCGCCTCTACAGGCGCCGCAGCATCGTCGAGTGCCTCATCGGCTGGCTCAAGGAGTCGCGACGCGTGGTGACCCGCTTCGAGAAGACCGCCATCAACTTCGGCGGGATGGTCCGGCTTGCCTTCATCCACCGCTATCTACGCATCTTCGGGGCTTGA